A genomic segment from Arcobacter acticola encodes:
- a CDS encoding glycosyltransferase, with protein MSKFLYVTDQDEYTDHSFIGPLFQKYLNRHFEINTIFFSKFKNEIELKDDGRIIIPERSSANLLEELTNKGINVSDYAFVVVRNNTTLLKDILKKKNKYNYKVGFRLSFPKRIAKLQTDEANHKKTLFDVINNKIQTYSEVSLINECDIFLPTSFQMKNDYFKDVKVRTFVIPSAIDPDILHDNIQHEGKEKRFFYAGTLDKLREFETVLEAFSTIDNDKYKLMISTKDPEYLDDMLSLYPNLRTNIEICDAKNREDLLKLIALCDVGLSILPDIALFNSSTPIKVLDYYSSAVPCIMSKNENNTSIFEDNSSAWFSDFSKDAIKEKLEYIISLSKDDIAQVGVNGQKRLLDVRNYERIAADLAHQLNIL; from the coding sequence ATGAGCAAGTTTTTATATGTAACAGACCAAGATGAATATACAGATCATAGTTTTATAGGCCCTTTATTCCAAAAATATTTAAATAGACATTTTGAAATCAATACTATATTTTTCTCTAAATTCAAAAATGAAATTGAATTAAAAGATGATGGAAGAATCATAATTCCTGAAAGATCAAGTGCAAACCTTTTAGAAGAACTTACAAATAAAGGCATAAATGTTAGTGATTATGCTTTTGTTGTTGTAAGGAATAATACAACACTATTAAAAGATATTCTTAAGAAGAAAAATAAATACAATTATAAAGTTGGATTTAGACTATCTTTCCCAAAAAGAATTGCCAAACTGCAAACTGATGAAGCAAATCACAAAAAAACTCTTTTTGATGTTATAAACAATAAAATACAAACATATAGTGAAGTATCTTTGATTAATGAATGTGATATTTTTCTTCCAACTTCATTTCAAATGAAAAATGATTATTTCAAAGATGTAAAAGTACGAACTTTTGTAATTCCATCTGCAATTGATCCTGATATTTTACATGATAATATACAACATGAAGGAAAAGAAAAAAGATTCTTTTATGCAGGAACTTTAGATAAATTAAGAGAATTTGAAACTGTTTTAGAAGCTTTTAGTACAATTGATAATGACAAATACAAACTTATGATTTCAACAAAAGATCCTGAATATTTAGATGATATGTTATCTTTATATCCAAACTTAAGAACTAATATAGAGATTTGTGATGCTAAAAATAGAGAGGATTTATTAAAACTAATAGCTCTTTGTGATGTTGGATTATCAATTCTTCCTGATATTGCATTATTTAATAGCTCAACACCTATTAAAGTATTAGATTACTATTCAAGTGCAGTTCCATGTATTATGAGTAAAAATGAAAATAATACTTCTATTTTTGAAGATAATAGTAGTGCTTGGTTTAGTGATTTTTCAAAAGATGCTATAAAAGAAAAACTAGAATATATTATCTCTCTTTCAAAAGATGATATAGCACAAGTTGGAGTTAATGGACAAAAAAGACTTCTTGATGTAAGAAACTACGAAAGAATAGCAGCTGATTTAGCTCATCAACTAAATATATTATAA
- a CDS encoding YgjP-like metallopeptidase domain-containing protein — MKYLSHYPKDLQDKIQVLINNDKLSSYIKNKYPNAHSYTNDKALYSYVMDYKNEYFKKHQVSKVMYDGKINVINNALGMHSIVSRVQGGKLKSKNEIRVASVFKNMPEEFLQMIVVHELAHFKEKEHDKAFYNLCTFIMPTYHQIEFDLRVYMMHIDLKGKLY, encoded by the coding sequence ATGAAATATTTAAGCCATTACCCAAAAGATTTACAAGATAAAATTCAAGTTTTAATTAACAATGATAAATTATCCTCATATATAAAAAATAAATATCCAAATGCTCATTCATACACAAATGATAAGGCTTTATACTCTTATGTAATGGATTATAAAAATGAATATTTTAAAAAACATCAAGTTTCAAAAGTTATGTATGATGGAAAAATAAATGTAATAAATAACGCATTAGGTATGCACTCAATTGTCTCAAGAGTTCAAGGTGGGAAATTAAAATCAAAAAATGAAATAAGAGTTGCCTCTGTATTTAAAAATATGCCTGAAGAGTTTTTACAAATGATAGTAGTTCATGAACTAGCACACTTTAAAGAAAAAGAACATGATAAGGCTTTTTATAACCTATGTACTTTTATTATGCCTACTTATCATCAAATAGAATTTGATTTAAGAGTTTATATGATGCATATTGATTTAAAGGGAAAACTTTATTAA
- a CDS encoding PhnA domain-containing protein: MSIEQELMQRSESSCELCKSTNDLSVYEVSPSDGSAEQSILLCSTCKEQFEDESKIDANHWFCLNDSMWSTVPAVQVASYRMLKKIGNQDALDMMYMEDDVKAWADAGISTIDSSIIHKDSNGVTLNAGDTVTIIKDLEVKGAGFTAKRGTAVRNISLTENPEQIEGRVNGVKIVLLTCFLKKS; this comes from the coding sequence ATGAGTATTGAGCAAGAATTAATGCAAAGAAGTGAATCTTCATGTGAGCTTTGTAAATCAACAAACGATTTAAGTGTATATGAAGTTTCACCAAGCGATGGAAGTGCTGAACAATCAATATTATTATGTTCAACTTGTAAAGAACAATTTGAAGACGAATCAAAAATAGATGCAAATCACTGGTTTTGTCTAAATGATTCTATGTGGAGTACAGTTCCTGCTGTTCAAGTAGCTTCATATAGAATGCTTAAAAAAATTGGAAATCAAGATGCTCTTGATATGATGTATATGGAAGATGATGTAAAAGCATGGGCTGATGCTGGAATCTCTACAATTGATAGTTCAATTATTCACAAAGATTCAAATGGCGTTACTTTAAATGCAGGTGACACAGTAACTATTATCAAAGACTTAGAAGTAAAAGGTGCTGGATTTACTGCAAAAAGAGGAACAGCTGTAAGAAATATTTCACTTACAGAAAACCCTGAGCAAATCGAAGGAAGAGTAAATGGAGTTAAAATCGTTCTTTTAACTTGTTTTCTTAAAAAATCTTAA